Below is a window of Salvelinus fontinalis isolate EN_2023a chromosome 14, ASM2944872v1, whole genome shotgun sequence DNA.
atgttgtcaactctcccctggtccttagtgtactagaggaagtagtgtactatgttgtcaactctcccctggtccttagtgtactagaggaagtagtgtactatgttgtcaactcttccctggtccttagtgcactagaggaagtagtgcactatgttgtcaactcttctctggtccttagtgtactagaggaagtagtgcactatgttgtcaactcttccctggtccttagtgaggaagtagtgtactatgttgtcaactcttccctggtccttagtgtactagaggaagtagtgcactatgttgtcaactctcccctggtccttagtgcactagaggaagtagtgtactatgttgtcaactcttcccaggtccttagtgtactagaggaagtagtgtactatgttgtcaactctcccctggtccttagtgtactagaggaagtagtgtactatgttgtcaactctcccctggtccttagtgtactagaggaagtagtgtactatgttgtcaactctcccctggtccttagtgtactagaggaagtagtgtactatgttgtcaactctcccctggtccttagtgtactagaggaagtagtgcactatgttgtcagctctcccctggtccttagtgcactagaggaagtagtgtactatgttgtcaactcttcccaggtccttagtgtactagaggaagtagtgtactatgttgtcaactcttcccctggtccttagtgtactagaggaagtagtgtactatgttgtcaactcttccctggtccttagtgtactagaggaagtagtgcactatgttgtcaactcttccctggtccttagtgtactagaggaagtagtgtactatgttgtcaactctcccctggtccttagtgtactagaggaagtagtgtactatgttgtcaactctcccctggtccttagtgtactagaggatatagtgtactatgttgtcaactctcccctggtccttagtgtactagaggaagtagtgtactatgttgtcaactctcccctggtccttagtgtactagaggaagtagtgcactatgttgtcaactcttcccagggtccttagtgtactagaggaagtagtgtactatgttgtcaactctcccctggtccttagtgcactagaggaagtagtgtactatgttgtcaactctcccctggtccttagtgtactagaggaagtagtgtactatgttgtcaactctcccctggtccttagtgtactagaggaagtagtgcactatgttgtcaactcttccctggtccttagtgcactagaggaagtagtgcactatgttg
It encodes the following:
- the LOC129869373 gene encoding uncharacterized protein LOC129869373, encoding MLSTLPLVLSVLEEVVYYVVNSSLVLSEEVVYYVVNSSLVLSVLEEVVHYVVNSPLVLSALEEVVYYVVNSSQVLSVLEEVVYYVVNSPLVLSVLEEVVYYVVNSPLVLSVLEEVVYYVVNSPLVLSVLEEVVYYVVNSSLVLSALEEVVHYVVNSSLVLSVLEEVVHYVVNSSLVLSEEVVYYVVNSSLVLSVLEEVVHYVVNSPLVLSALEEVVYYVVNSSQVLSVLEEVVYYVVNSPLVLSVLEEVVYYVVNSPLVLSVLEEVVYYVVNSPLVLSVLEEVVYYVVNSPLVLSVLEEVVHYVVSSPLVLSALEEVVYYVVNSSQVLSVLEEVVYYVVNSSPGP